The Sporosarcina luteola genome contains a region encoding:
- a CDS encoding YitT family protein — MFFIEFKRILVVIFGSLLMAVSLNFFLINANVYASGFAGAAQLVSSILVDQIDISISTGILLFLFNIPVIILGWFKVGRGFTIYSIVSVVFTTIFLEILPILSLSNDIILNAVFGGVIAGVGVGISLKLGASTGGMDIVAMVLSRLQDKPIGTYFLLLNGIIIVLAGILYEPENALYTMVALYVTTSVIDMIHTRHEKVTAMIITHNAEELQRAIHQKMVRGITIVPAKGAYSNEDKSMLYLVITRYELYDLEKIINEVDPQAFTNIVQTVGIFGFFRREDELPKRRTT, encoded by the coding sequence ATGTTTTTTATTGAATTTAAACGAATCCTAGTCGTCATATTCGGCTCTTTGCTGATGGCTGTTTCTTTGAATTTTTTCCTGATCAATGCAAACGTCTATGCAAGTGGATTCGCAGGGGCTGCTCAGCTTGTTTCAAGCATCCTGGTTGATCAAATCGATATTTCAATCAGCACCGGTATTCTACTATTTCTATTCAACATACCTGTAATTATTTTAGGATGGTTCAAGGTTGGCAGAGGATTTACGATCTACAGCATCGTCTCGGTTGTCTTTACTACAATTTTCCTCGAAATCCTTCCGATTCTTTCACTTTCCAATGACATCATCCTGAATGCAGTTTTCGGGGGAGTGATTGCTGGCGTCGGTGTAGGCATATCGCTGAAACTTGGGGCATCTACAGGTGGAATGGATATTGTTGCTATGGTGTTGTCACGTCTGCAGGACAAACCAATCGGAACTTATTTTTTATTGTTAAATGGAATTATCATTGTCCTTGCAGGGATATTGTATGAGCCGGAGAATGCGTTATATACGATGGTTGCGCTGTATGTAACAACTTCTGTCATCGATATGATCCATACCCGTCATGAGAAAGTGACGGCAATGATTATCACCCATAATGCCGAAGAGCTTCAGCGGGCAATCCATCAGAAGATGGTTCGTGGGATTACAATAGTTCCGGCAAAAGGCGCTTATTCCAATGAAGATAAGAGCATGCTCTATTTGGTCATCACAAGGTATGAATTATATGACCTTGAGAAGATCATTAATGAAGTTGACCCGCAGGCTTTTACAAATATCGTTCAAACAGTTGGGATTTTCGGGTTTTTCAGGAGAGAAGACGAGCTGCCGAAAAGAAGAACAACATAA
- a CDS encoding LCP family protein: protein MRKKKKKKKLGIIISIVVVLLGLGLYYWFDQYNKGLSLSEDGTLKEQNEDFGIFDGPEPQFGEINIMLLGSDARKDEEGRSDTLMIANYNQNTEKVKLISIMRDTYVEIPGYGMQKMNSAYTLGGPELVRQTIKENFGMDVHYYAMVDFNGFPKIADIIAPDGIEVDIPYTMSHGIYMTLHPGVQRLHGDQLLGYVRFRHDSQNDFGRVARQQEVLSKLKDEAVSVHSLMNLPKLLGAADAYIDTNLDKMTMLSIGKGILDNKSEKIDTLRIPVDNSYRDLDVRAGRVLDIDFDKNIEELTKFLEGSTEIVDTKDSGLK, encoded by the coding sequence ATGCGAAAGAAGAAAAAAAAGAAAAAGCTCGGTATTATAATCAGTATTGTTGTCGTCTTGCTAGGACTAGGCCTCTACTACTGGTTCGATCAATATAATAAAGGATTGTCACTATCTGAAGATGGGACGTTGAAAGAGCAGAATGAGGACTTCGGCATTTTTGATGGACCGGAACCGCAATTCGGCGAAATCAATATTATGTTGCTCGGCTCAGATGCACGGAAAGATGAAGAAGGGCGATCCGATACACTAATGATAGCGAATTACAATCAAAATACCGAGAAGGTAAAACTTATTTCGATCATGCGTGATACGTATGTCGAGATTCCTGGTTATGGTATGCAGAAAATGAACTCTGCATACACCCTCGGCGGACCGGAGCTCGTCCGACAGACAATTAAAGAAAACTTCGGCATGGATGTTCATTACTACGCGATGGTCGACTTTAATGGGTTCCCTAAAATTGCGGATATTATCGCACCGGATGGTATTGAAGTAGACATTCCATATACCATGTCACACGGAATTTATATGACGCTGCACCCGGGAGTTCAAAGGCTGCACGGGGACCAGCTATTAGGCTATGTCCGCTTCCGGCACGATAGTCAAAATGACTTTGGCCGTGTAGCACGCCAACAGGAAGTGCTCTCAAAATTGAAGGATGAAGCTGTAAGCGTACACAGCTTAATGAATTTACCGAAGTTATTAGGGGCAGCGGATGCCTATATTGATACCAATCTTGATAAGATGACAATGCTTTCCATAGGTAAAGGTATATTGGACAATAAATCCGAAAAAATCGATACACTTCGGATTCCGGTGGACAACTCTTACCGCGATCTTGACGTCAGAGCTGGCCGAGTCTTGGATATTGATTTTGATAAAAATATTGAGGAATTAACTAAATTCCTGGAAGGCTCGACAGAAATAGTCGATACAAAAGACAGTGGCTTAAAATAA